The DNA segment TTGAGGGCGTATCAAGAGAATCTGTTGCAAGCCGTATCGCGCACAAGAGAGGAGATAGAAGATGTTACAGCTCAGGCCGTCACAGCAGCGGGGAATCGGGGAACACGGTGGCTGGCTGCGCAGCCGTCACAGCTTCTCTTTCGCCGATTATGTGGACCCGCAGCACATGGGCTTTTCCGCGCTGCGGGTAATCAACGACGATGAGGTCGCGCCTGGCGCGGGATTTCCCCAGCATGCACACCGCGACATGGAGATCATCAGCGTGGTGTTGCAGGGCAGCCTTGAACACAGGGACAGCATGGGCCACGTCAGCCGGCTGCACGCCGGTGAGGTGCAGCGCATGAGCGCCGGCACCGGCATCACCCACAGCGAATACAATCCCTCGCCGGATGAGCCGCTGCGCTTTCTACAGATCTGGATCGTACCCGACCGCCCCGGCATCACCCCCAGTTACGAACAGCGTAGCCTGCCGGATACCATATCCGAGCCGCTGACCCTGCTGGCCTCCGCCGATGGACAAGCGGGCGCGATGCGGCTGCAACAGGATGCCCGGCTGTATTTTGGCCGCCTGGCTGGCGGCGCCTCCGTGCAGCGCCGCCTTGATCCGGCGCGAAAATATTATCTGTACGTGATCCAGGCCGGACTACAGGCCAACCGGCAGGTGCTAAACACCGGTGATGCAGTGTCTATAGTAGAAGAGAGCAAGCTGAACCTGGTGAATGAACTGCCGACCGACAGCAACACGCAAACCGAATTTCTTTTTTTTGATCTGCCCTAAACGCCGGCCACAGCGATCATCGGTCCGAGCAGAGAACGACCCCATATTTTCAGGAGAACATGATGCCAAACAAACCCGCCAACAGTGCCGCACCCATCCATGAGCTCATTGCCCAGCGCTGGAGTCCACGGGCCTTTGACGCCGACCAGACCCTCAACCCACAACAGCTGCTCAGCCTGATCGAGGCCGCACGCTGGGCGCCCTCCTGCTTCGGCGAAGAGCCATGGCGGTACATTGTGTGTGACCGCGCCCAGGACAGCATCGCCTGGGAAAAATTACGCGCCTGCCTCACCGAAAGAAATCAACTGTGGGCCGGCAACGCGCCGGTGCTGTTACTGGCCACCAGCGCACCGCTCTTCAGCCACAACGACAAACCCAACCGCTGGAAACAGTACGACACCGGCGCCGCCAGCGAAAACCTGTGCCTGCAGGCCGCCGCCATGGGACTACAGGCGCATCAAATGGGCGGCTTCGACGTGGATAAAACCCGCGCCAGCTTCGGCATACCCGAGAGCGTCGACCTCATGGCCGTCATCGCCGTAGGCTACGCCGGCCCGCTGGATAGCCTGCACGAGGATTTCCATGAAGCAGAACTCGCAGCGCGGGCACGCAAAGCCATCGGCGAACGCTTCTTTGCCGGCCAGTG comes from the Gammaproteobacteria bacterium genome and includes:
- a CDS encoding pirin family protein, which codes for MLQLRPSQQRGIGEHGGWLRSRHSFSFADYVDPQHMGFSALRVINDDEVAPGAGFPQHAHRDMEIISVVLQGSLEHRDSMGHVSRLHAGEVQRMSAGTGITHSEYNPSPDEPLRFLQIWIVPDRPGITPSYEQRSLPDTISEPLTLLASADGQAGAMRLQQDARLYFGRLAGGASVQRRLDPARKYYLYVIQAGLQANRQVLNTGDAVSIVEESKLNLVNELPTDSNTQTEFLFFDLP
- a CDS encoding nitroreductase family protein is translated as MPNKPANSAAPIHELIAQRWSPRAFDADQTLNPQQLLSLIEAARWAPSCFGEEPWRYIVCDRAQDSIAWEKLRACLTERNQLWAGNAPVLLLATSAPLFSHNDKPNRWKQYDTGAASENLCLQAAAMGLQAHQMGGFDVDKTRASFGIPESVDLMAVIAVGYAGPLDSLHEDFHEAELAARARKAIGERFFAGQWGVAYKGDAK